In the genome of Mesosutterella faecium, the window GCCGAGAGGTCCAGCTTTTCGCCCTCCTCGCGCGCCTTCTCCGGATCGGTCATGCGGCGCGGTTCAGGCGCCCCGGCCGCGGGGCCGGCCCCCTTGGGGGAGGGCGGCTCTTCGGCGCGGGGCGCGGCCGCAGCCTGCTGCTGCAGCGTTCCCTCGGCCGCCCCGGGGCGCGCGGCCCTCACCGCGGCAAGCCGCTCGCGGCGGTACTCGCGGATCTGCCCGATCACTTCGGTGAGCATCTCGTCGTTGGTGCGGTAGGCCGCCACCGCCTGCTCGTAGTCGTAGCGGCTCGAGGAAATCTCGCGCAGCGTCTTTTCGGTGTGGAAGCGGAAGATGTCGGCGATCTCCTTCGCCTCGTAGGGCGAGAGGAGGCCGAGGTCGATCAGGCAGCGCCGCCCTGCGAGCAGCGAGGGCTCAAGGTTCCTGCTGTAGGGGTGCACGCCCTTGTTCATGAAGTCGAGCTCGTCCTTCACCTCGCTCACCTGCGAGATGATCTCGACCAGCGGGAAGGCCTCGCGGGCCGCCTCGATGATGTGCCGGGCGCCGGCCTTCTCGTTTCCCACGGCGACGACGAGGATCTTCGCTTCGTCGGCGCCCGCGGCCCGCAGCAGCCTCAGGCTCGAGGCGTCGCCGTAATAGACCTTCACCCCGAAGTGCCGGGCCTGGCGCACGCGGTCGGGGTCGCTGTCGATGATCGTGGGGGTCACGCCCATCGCGAGCAGCATCCGCGCGACAAGCGCCCCGAAGTCGCCGAAGCCCGCGATGATCACCTTGCGGTTGGGGGCCGCGGCCAGGGCTTCCGCATCGTCCTTGGGCCCGCTGCGGTTCACGCGGTTGAGCCAGTAGCGCGTCGCGCCCGTCATGAGCTTCATCAGGATCGGCGTCGTGCCCATCGAAATCGCGACGGCGGCGGTGAGAATCGCGGCCCAGCTGCCGGGAAGCACTCCCTGGCTCTTTGCGATGGCGAAGACCACGAAGGCGAATTCCCCGCCCTGCGAGAGCACGACGGCGAACTTGAGCCTGTTTGCCGCTCCCTTGATCCGCATCGCGATCGCGACGAAGAAGATCATCACGGTCTTCACCGCGAGCAGGGTCGCGATCACCGCGGCGAGCGTCACGGGCTCGGCGAAGACGAGGTTGAGGTCGATGCTCATGCCGACCGTGACGAAGAACAGGCCGAGCAGGAGCTCCTTGAAGGTGGAGATTTCAGCTTCGAGCTGGTGGCGGAAGCCGGAGCTGCCGAGAATGACGCCGCCCACGAACCCGCCCATCGCCGAGGAGAGCCCCGCGGCCTCCATGATCCAGGCCGAGCAGACCGTGATCAGGAGGGCGAACGCGGTGAGCATCTCCCGCGCGCCGCTTCTCACCGTAAAGCGCAGGAACGGCACCGTGAGGAACCGCCCGAGCCCCACCATGACGACGAGCGCGAGCAGCGCCCGCACCACCGTGTTCATGAAGGCGGGGGAGCCGCCCGCGGCTCCCGCCGCCCCGGCCGCCCCGGCCGTCACCGCGGCCACGGCCGGAATCGCGCCGATGAGCGGAATGGAGGCGAGGTCCTGAAACAGGAGGATCGAGAAGGCGTTCTGCCCGGAGGGCTGCGCCATCATGCCCCGGGCGTTCATCTCCTGCACGGCGACCGCGGTCGAGCTCATCGCCAGGGCGAAGCCAGCGAGCACCGCGGGCGCGGGCTCGAGGCCCGCCGCGTACATGATCCCGGCAAAGGGCAGGGCGCAGAGCAGCATCTGCAGCGTTCCGCCCCCGAAGACCGGCAGGCGCATCTTCCAGAGCCTTCCCACGTCGAGCTCGAGCCCGATCAGGAACATCATGAGCACGATCCCGAACTCGGCGAAGTTCATGAGGGTTTCGACATGGGTCACGGTTCCGAGCCCGTAGGGCCCGACGAAGATGCCGGCCGCGAGGTACCCGAGCATCGTGCCCAGCCCCAGCCGGGACATGACGGGCACGAAGACCACGGCCGCGGCGAGCGCGACCAGGGAGCCGGCCACGATCGTGTCGGTGGCCGGCATGATGGCGCTCGCCCCGGCGTAGAACTCCGTGCAGAGATCGATGAACTTGTGCAGCGCGGCCTCAATCATTCTCGGCCTCCCATTCGGCCATCCGGTCGGCCACGGAGTCGAGGACCGAGGCAAAGTCTCCGCTGGTCATCGGGACGCGCGAGTCGATCACCTGGGGCTCGAGCCAGGTGGCGCCGCAGCTCTCCCACATGCGCTTGATCGGCGCCTGCACCTCCGAGATCTCGACCGGGCCCTGAAAGCCCCGGCCGTGGAAGCCCGAGCCGATCGAGGGCATCCACAGCACCGCTTTGCCGCGAAGCGTCGGGGCGCCCTCGCCGTAGGCGAAGCCGTAGCCGAGCACCGTGTCGAACCACTGCTTCAAAAGCGCCGGCACGCTGTACCAGAAGACCGGGTGGAGCACCAGCAGCAGCGAGGAACGGGAGACCGCCTCGCGCTCCTCGGCGACGTTGATCGCCCCGTCGGGATAGAGGTCGTAGAGCATGCGCGCGTCCATCCTGGGAAACTGGTTCTTCAGTCCCATCAGCAGCGGATAGGACACGATGGAAAAGCGCGGATAGGGGTGTGCGAAAAGCGCAGTGATCATCTTCGACTAAAGCCGGCCGGGCTCCCCGGGCGGTGAAAAGCGGGCTTTTTCAGGAAACTTCCGGGCCCGCTTCCGGGCGGCGGGAGCGTTTTTTGGGGTTCTTTCGCGTATTGTAAGGGGGCGCGGGGCGTCTCTAAGGGGCTTACGCGCACGAAAAAGTGTTTCCGAATTTCTCTTCAGGGCTCGCCGCTCATGCCGAACTCGATCGGGATGCGCACGAAAAAGACGTCCACGCCTTCTTCCCGCAGCCTTGTGAAGAGCCTCTCCGCGTCTTTTTCGGAAAGCGCGAAGCGCACTTCGACGCAGGTCTGCCCGGACTCGAAGAAGGAGGCGCTTCGCAGCCAGCCGTCGCGCCCGTAGCCTTCGGCCGCCGAAAAAAGCGAGCCGCCGGGAATCCCCATCGAGCGGGCGGTCTCAAGAATCCAGCTGCCCAGCGGGCGGCCGTCCTTTCTGCGGCTCTGCTCCGTGAAAAACGAGATTTGGAAGCCTCGGTTCATTTCGGTCCCCTTCAAAGTCCATGCAGGCGGCGAAGCGCCGCCACGGTGGCGATGCCGGCGGCGGTTGCGGCGAAGGATCCCGCCACATGCAGCCCCACTTCCGCGGCCGCCATGAGGTACTCGCCCCGCGAGAGCAGGGCGACCGTCTCGGCCGAAAACGTCGAAAAGGTGGTGAGTCCGCCGCAGAAGCCCGTCACGATGAGCAGCCTCCAGACGGGCGAAAGCCCGGGCATGGAGGCGAAAAACGCGGCCGCGGCCCCGATCAGGTAGCCGCCCAGGAGGTTCGCGGCGAGCGTTCCCGGCGGAAGCGCCGGAAAAAGGCCGTTCAGCCATAGGCCGAGCGCCCAGCGCAGCAGCGCCCCCGAGGCCGCTCCGGCCCCGATCGCGAGAATGGAGAGAAGCATCGGGAAGGCGTCCTTTTGTCGTCAGATCCAGAGAAAGCGGACGTCCCGGCGGATTTCGGGCGAGAGCGCGCGGCTTACCGGGCAGGAGGCGACCATTTTTTCAATGACGCCGCGCTTTTCGGCCGGGCAGCAGCCCGCGGGCATCGAAATCACGGCGGTGATCGAGGCGATGCGCGGGCCGTCGGCCATCTCGCAGGTGAGGGCGGCCGAGGCCCCTTTCGGGTCCAGGCCGAGGGACCCGGCGGCATAGGCCGCCGTCGTGAGCATGCAGCCGCAGAGCGCCGAGAGCAGCCCCTCCACGGGGTTCATCGATTCGCCGAGCCCCTCGGGCGCGGGCTGGTCGAAAACGAGCTCGGTGCCGGTGCGCCCGCAGCGCGCCTCGACTCTCTTGTTTCCAACATACTGTGCAGTGATTTCCATGAGCGGTGCTCCTTGCTTTGATGGGTTTCCGGCCGGGGGCGAGGGGCGGCGGCGCGCTCCGGGCGTTTTTATAATGCCCGGGGGAAAAGAAGCGCCCCCGGGCTCCCGCTCCCCCCGCGGCTTGGTCCCTCAAGCATAAGCCCCGGAGAGCGGACCGGGAGGGAATTCTCCGACTGACAGAGGGCAGGAATATGGAAGAAAAGAACGAAGGAAAAGCGCCTGTGTTCGACTGTGTCCTGGTGCGCGGGGGGCAGGATGCCTCGCCGGATCTCAGGGCCTGGCGGGAGGCGCTCCCGCAGGCGGGGCTGCTCGCGGACGAGGCCTCAGCCGCGGAGCTTGAAAGCGCGCGGCTCTCGGACGGGTTCCTGGAGCTGGGGGGCAGGCTTTACAGCTCGGTCGTCCTCGCTGGCCTGCGGCGCATTTCCGCCTCTCTTCTCGACACTCTCACCGCCTTCATCCTGATGGGCGGCAGGCTTGCGGCCTCGGGCCCCGCCTTTTCGGGCCCCGAGGCCGTCACCGGCCGGGAGGGCCGAAGCGAAGGGGCTGTCCGCTCGCAGCTTCGGACGCTCGAGCGCTATACGAGCCGCACCGAGCCGGACGACGTGATCGATGCGGCGCTCGCGCTGCAGGCGCTGCCGGGCGTGCGCTCCGGGCGGCCCGCGCTTCGCGGCCCAGGGCCCCTGCCCGAGCGGGCGGTCTTCCGCTCCCGGGGAGCGGGGCCTGCGAGATGGAGCCTCGAGCTCGAGGCTCCGCGCGGGTTCGAGGGTCGGCTCGCGCTTCCCTGCCCCGCCTCGAGGCTTGCCTGGGCCGCCGAAGGCGGCGCGGCCTGCGAGGCGGGCTCCGCCGCCGGCCCGGTCCTCGAGGTCGCCCTGGCCCCCGGGTTCAAGGGCAGGCTCGAAGTCGAGGAGGGGCTGCCGCCCGCGGCCTATCCGATGAGAGCCGGGGCCTCGCCCTGGTTTGCGGAGGAGCCCGGGGCGCTGCCGCGCGCGCTTCGAAGCGACCGCGACTGGGCCGAGTGCAGCTCCGGGGAGCCGAAAGGCGGGGAGCCTCGCCTCCTGCGCTTTCGCCTTGCCTTTGCCGATGCCGACGTCCCCGCGGTTCCCGAGGGCGGCACCCTGCGGGCGGACCTTTCGGCCTCCGAGGGCGGGATCGCGGTGCTGCTCAACGGCGTGAGGCTCCTTCCCGCGGAGGGCTCGGGAAGGCTTTTCACTGTGCCGCTGCGGCTTTTTGCGCAGAGCAACGAGCTCGTCATCGAGGCCCGCCCGGAAAAAGGCGGCGAGGGGGCGGGGCCCTTTGCCGAGCCGCTCTGGCAGGTCTATCCCGAGTCCGACCTCGCCTGCCTCGCGCTCAAGGCGCTCTGAAGGCGGGCCGAAAGGGGGCCTTTACGGTCCGCCTCCGGGAGATAAAAAAATGCCCCCGGCTCCTCCTAGAAAGAAAGGAGCCGGGGGCGAGTGCCCGCCCATTTCGGGGCGGGCTTTAGGAGAGATTCTTTTTCTTCAGCGCATCAGGCCTTCGCGAGGTTTTCGCCCGCGACCATGCCGAAGGTGAGGGCGTCCAGGACCGCCACCGTGCCCAGGCGCGAGGCGCCGTGCACGCCGCCCGTGATCTCGCCGCCCGCATAGAGGCCGGGGATCGGCTTGTGGGTCTTCGAGGAGATCACCTGCGCCTCCGGGTTGATGAGCAGGCCGCCCATCGTGTGGTGGATCTTCGGGGCCACCTCAACGCCGTAGAACGGGGGCTTGGAGATCGTGAGCCCGTTGTTGAACTTGAGGATTCGGTGGAAGTCCTTGTCTTCGCCTTCCTTCACGAACTGGTTGAAGCGCTTCACCTCGGCGAGGAACGCGTCCTTCTTGATGCCGAAGTGATCGGCGATCTCTTCGAGCGTGTTGGCGACGAACACCGTCTTCGCAGCAAGCGGCGCTTTCACGAACGAGGGGTTGATCGCCTTCACGATCGAGTCGTCGCAGATGGCGATCGGGTAGTTCTTGTCCTTGCCGATCACCTTGAGCTCGGCGTCAGTCTTGATCTTGCGGCCGGCGTGCTCGTCCATGAAGCGCTTGCCGGTCTTCTTGTTCACGACCATGCCGAGGTCCATGCAGGCGTGGTTCGTGAAGTTCACCGTGACGCCGAAGCCGTCCTCGTGCGGATTGCAGTAGGGCAGGAACTGCAGCCAGGAGATCTGCAGCGGGGTCGCGCCGATTTCAAGAGCCTTGAGCAGCACCCCGGCAGTCGCGCCCGGCTGGTTCGTGGAGTCGGTGGAGGGGACGACGCGCGGATCCTGCACCTGGCGGAACCAGATGTCGCGCGAGAAGCCGCCCGCGGCGAGCATCACGCCCTTGCGGGCCTTGTAGACGCGGCGGTGTCCGGTCTTGTTCTCCACGTCGTCGGAGGCGAGCTTGCGGTTGAACCGATAGCCTTCGCGGCAGACGACGCCCGTGACGCGGCCGTCCTTGTCGAGCACGAAGTCGTCGAACTTCGTGCGGGTCTTCATCACGCAGTTCTTCATCTTCGAGAGCGTTTCGTACATCGGGACGATGTAGCCCGAGCCCGAGCCCGCCTTGATCTCGTAGGAGCGGGGCACGGAGTGTCCGCCTTCAAAGAGCATCTTGTTCGGAACGAACTCCGCGCCGCAGTCGGTCACGAACTTCACCGTGTCGTTGCCGCGGCGGTAGAGCACGTCGAGCAGCTCCGTGTGGTTGATCCCGAGGCCGTCCTTCAGGCAGTCGGCGATGAACAGCTCCTCGCTGTCCTTGATGCCCTGGGCCTTCTGGACCGGGTTCACCGGGCAGGCCATGTTGCCGCCGCAGATGGCGGAGTTGCCGCCGAAGACCCCCATCTTCTCGATCATGAGGACCTTGAGCCCGGCCTTGGCGACCTTGTAGGCGCAGGCCATGCCGGCGAAGCCGGAACCCACGACGATCACGTCGTACTCGCCGTCGAACTTGACGGACTTGTCGTTTTCAGAGGCGTGAGCGGCGGCCGGGGCGATCGCGGCGGCGGCAGCGGCGGTGCCGGCCTTCAGCAGGCTGCGGCGGGAGGTTTCAAACTGAGCCATTTTCCATTCTCTCCTGGTTTGTACGGTTCCACGCGGGGAGGCGTTCTCAGGCGCTCAACCGTGTGCAGAAAGAAATATAGGACTAAAGTCTCATGAAAGCAAGACCAAAGTCCTAGTTCGTTGGTCTTAATCAGCCAGAAACGGGCTGCAAGTCTCCCAGCCTGTTGAATATAAAAGGCTTTTTAAGGTTACTAGGGGAAACACTAAGAAGCGTCAGAAGCTGACGTGGTCCGGGTCGAGGCCGGAGAAGCCAGACGGGGGCAGGGCGTCGATCGCGTGCATTTCCGCCATCGAGAGCGTGAAGTCGAAGATCTTCGCGTTTTCCTCGAGATGGGCGGCGTTCACGCTCTTCACGATCGGGGGGACGCCGTGCTCAAGGCTCCAGCGCAGGCACACCTGGGCCACCGTGCGGCGGTGCTCCCGGGCGATCCGGGCGAGCACCGGGTTGGCAAGCAGCGCTCCCCGTCCGAGCGGGGCCCAGCCGAGCACTCCGATGCCCTGCGCGCGGCAGAAGCGCAGCGCGGAAAGCTGCATGTAGCCGGGGTGGAACTCGATCGAGTTCACCATCGGGCGGATCCTCGCCCGGGCCAGCAGCGGCACCAGGTGGTGCGGCATGAAGTTCGACACCCCGATCGCACGCACGGTCCCCTTCGCATAGAGCTCTTCAAGGGCGCGCCAGGTGCCGTAGTTGAGCGCCTGCCAGGTGGTGGTCTCGCCGTGGATCGCGGGCCAGTGGATGAGGTAGAGGTCGAGATAGTCGGTGCCGAGCCGCTCGAGGCTTCTCTCGCAGGCTTCGAGCGTCGAGCTGTAGCCGCGGTCCGTGTTCCAGACCTTGTCGGTGATGAAGAGCTCGCGCCGGGGCACGCCGCTCGCGCGGATCGCCTCGCGGATCCCCTGCTCGTTCGCGTAGATCGAGGCCGTGTCGATGTGCCTGTAGCCCAGCCTGAGCGCCGCGGCGAGCGATTCAGACAGTCTCTCGTCCTCCGGAATCTGCCAGGTGCCGAATCCGAGGCAGGGGATCTGCACTCTGTTTTCGAGCGTAAGGGTGTCGCGGGGGCTTTTGAGCATGGGCCTTATCGTTGATAATGGGGCAGGGCGCAGCTCCGGCCGGGCGAAGCGCCCGGTTTCATGCGCATGAAGCGTATTTTAGCGGCGAAGCGGGAAAATGAAAGGCGGGCCGGGCGGCTCCGGCCGCGAAACAGTCAAAAGAGTCGGAGGGGCGGAGTCGATGGAAGGAGAGATGGTTTTCTGGCTGGCGGTCTCGGCCGCGGCGGCGGCAGCAGCGGCGGCGTTTCTCGCGCTCCGGGCGGCGGGGATCCTTCGGGGGGCGGCCCGGGCCGAGGCGCGCCGGCCTTCCCGCCTCAGGAAGGCGGCCGGGCGCCGGACAGGCCGCGCCGCGCGCGGGGGCTGCGCTCCTGCTGCCCGCGCCCCCGTCCCGGTGCAGGCCGCCTCGCCCGTCCTCGTGGGCTTCCGGGCTCCGGGCCGCAGCCTGCCCTTTCTCCTTGTCTCCCCCGTGAGGGACTGCGAGAGGCGCTTTTTCCTCGAGACTACCGCCGCCTTCCCGGCCTTCGAGGTGCCGTTTGCGGCGGCGCTGCGGCTGCCGGGGGAGCCCGGCCCCGGCGGCCTTTTCCCCGCGCTTTTCGAGCTCGCGGCCGATCCCCTTCAGGGCCCGCAGCTTGCCGAAGCGGCCCTGCCCGAGGCTTTGGGCTACGGCTCACGGGGGCTTCCCATGGGATCGGCCCGAGGCCTCGCCGACCGGCTGGCCTATGACGCGGCCGGGGCGCTTCTCGCGCTCGCGCGCGCCCCATGGCAGCCTCTGGCGCTGCGGCGCGCCTCGCAGCTCTCCCGCGAGGCGCTCTCTTCCGGGGCTCAGGCCTCAGGCGGAATGTCCTGCGTCCTTCGCGGCCTCGCCGATTCCGGCTCGGGCGCCGGAGAAGGCGGGGCCTCTTCCGCCCGGTCCCCCGAAGGGCGAGCCTTCCTTTTGCGGGCGGTCAGCGTCCTGGAGCGCTCGCCCGGGGCGGACTGCCCGAAGCCCCTTCTGCCGCTGCTGGACGCCGCGCTGCACGCTCTTTCGGAGCGTCCGCGCTTTGCCGTGCGGCTTGACGCCGCGGGGCGGGTGTCCGCGCTTTACCGGTTCGATGCGTCGGCCGGGGAGGGCGGGGACGCCCCCTAGCGCTTAAAATCAGGACAGCCGGCCCGCGCCCCGGGCACTTGGAAGGCGCGCTCCGGCTTTTGTTTTTCCGTCGACTCTATTTTTGTCAGGACGCTCGCGCCTCATGCTGCCAGAAACGCTCAGCCCCGCCCAGCGGGAAGCCGTCGAGACCACCGAGGGGCCGGTCTGCGTGATTGCGGGCCCCGGCGCGGGAAAGACCCGCACGCTCACGCACCGCTACGTCTACCTCGTGCGCGACCTGGGCGTGAACCCCCAGAACATCCTCTGCGTCACCTTCACCAACAAGGCCGCGCAGGAAATGAAGGCCCGCATCCGCGCGATGACCGGGGACCTCGACCTCGGGCAGATCTGCACCTTCCACGCCTTCTGCGTGCGCTTCCTGCGCGACGAGGGCTACGCGGTCGGCATTCCGAAGGATTTCGTCGTGATCGACGAGGACGACGAGGCGGACCTGCTCGCCGAGGTCTACGAGACTTTCGCCATTCCGGGCAATCTCCTCAAGTTCTCCGCCGCGATGGACGTGATCGGAAACTTCAAGGACGACTCGAACTACGTGAAGGACCTGGTCGCGACTTCGCCCGAGGCGCTGCGCGCCAGGGCCCTGTCCAGTCCCGACATTTCAAAGAAGGTCTTCTACGGCTATCTCTGGGCCGAGCGGAAAATCTTCGGGTTCGACTTCGACGACGTCATCTGGACCACGTTCTACATCCTCGACCATTTCGAATCCGTGCGCAGGCGCTGGCAGGAGCGGCTGCAGTACATCATGGTCGACGAGTACCAGGACGTGAGCAACGATCAGGCCGCGCTCGCGAACCTGCTCTCGGAGGTGAACAAGAACCTCTTTGTCGTGGGAGACCCCGACCAGACGATCTACACCTGGCGCGGCTCTTCGCCCTCGATCATGCTGCGCTTTCCGAAGAGCCACCCGCACTGCAGGACGGTGCGGCTGCTCGAGAACTACCGCTCGCTGCCTTCGATCGTGCTCGCGGCCAACTCCCTGATCGTGCACAACCGCGACCGCTTTCCGGTCGCGGGCCGTCCGGTGCGCTCCGACAGCGATCCCGCGCGCCCGACCCGCGTGGTCTACGACGGCGAGAAGACCGAAAAGGAGGCTCTCGCCTGGCTCGTGAAGTCGCTCGGCTACCTGCACGGCCGGGGCCGCGGCTGGGAGGAGTTCGCGGTGCTCTACCGCACGCGCCAGAGCTCGCGCGCGGTCGAGGAGGCGCTCGTAAAGGCGGGGATCCCCTACCGGGTGTGGTCCGGCGTCGCCTTCTACGCCCGCCGCGAGGTGAAGGACGCGCTTTGCTACGTCCGCATGATGACCCGCGCCGACGACGCCGCATTCATGCGCACCGTGAACGCCCCCAAAAGGGGCTTCGGGCCGAAGAAGGCCGAGGCGCTCAAGGCCCTTGCCCGCGCCGGGGGCTCGACGCTCTACGAGGCGCTGCTCGCGCACATCGGCGAGAAGCCCTTCGCCACGAAGCCTCTGCGGGCCTATGTCGAGGCGATGGAAAAGTGCCGCGCCGCCGCCCCGGGCCGCAAGGTCTCCGACGTTTTCAACATGGTCATGGCCGAAAGCGGCTATGAGGCCGCCCTGCAGCTCTCGGGCGAGGACGAGAGGCTCAACAACATCGCGGAGCTGCGCCAGGCGATCGCGCAGTACGAGTCCGACGCCGACAGCCCCGGCTCGCTCTCGGAGTTTCTGCAGCGGGCCTCGGTTTTCGCCGAGGACATCGGCGAGCAGAAGGGGCCCGCGATGAAGCTGATGACGATCCACGCCGCGAAGGGGCTTGAGTTTCCCGTGGTCTACGTCTGGGGCTTTTCGGAAGGAATCCTGCCCAGCGCCCGCACGAGCACGGTCGAGGAGATGGAGGAGGAGCGGCGCGTCGCCTATGTCGCCATGACGAGGGCGAAGGACCTGCTCGTGCTCATGCACGCGCAGGGCACCACCGAGGGCAGCGCCTTCCGGTATCCCAGCCGGTTCTTTTTCGAGCTCGACCGCTCGCAGCTGAAGCTCGTGCGGCCGCTGGCCGAGGGCGAGGAGGAGGCGGCGCGCGAGGCTCTAGCCTACAAGGACCGCTTCCTGACCGGCGAGCCCGAGAAAAAGACCTGGCTTGCGCCCGGGGACCGCGTCCGCCACAAGGTGTTCGGCGAGGGAGAGGTGCTGCAGGTGGAGAAAAACGGCGCGGTTTCGATCAGGTTCGAAAAGCTCGCGACGCCCCGCACCCTGATGGCGGGCGCGCCGCTTGAGAAGCTGGACGGGGGCAGGGGCTGAAAGGCCACCCGGAAAGGGGCTCTTCTTTTCCTCTGGCGCTGGAAAAGGGGGCGGCGCTGTCCCTACAATGGGCTCAGGTTCTTTTCTTTCATTTCCATGAAAAAGGAGGGCAGGCCCATGGCGCTTACTTTGAAAGAATGCCGCGAGCGGCTCGACGCGCTCGGTCGCGTCCCGCTTGGCTTTTATCCGACGAAGCTTCACCGGCTCGAGCGGCTCTCGCGCGAGCTCGGAGTCGATCTCTGGATCAAGCGCGAGGATCTATCCGGCGTGAGCCTTTTCGGCGGCAACAAGGTGCGCAAGCTCCAGTACCTCATGAAGGACGCGATCGCGCAGGGCTGCGACACCGTCTTCACCTACGGGGCGACGCAGTCGAACCACGTGATGCAGACCGCGACCGCCGCGAGGCGCTGCGGGCTGCGGCCCGTGCTCTACCTCGGGGCGATCGTGGAGCCGAAGCCCGGCGACGCGAGGGCGAACTTCCTGCTCGACAAAATCCTCGGGGCCGAAATCCATGTGCTGCCCTCGCTCGGGCGCTCCACCCGCGAGACGATGGAGGCGAACCGCCCGCTCTTTGACGAGCACATCAGGCGGCTCGCGGCCGAGGGGCACAAGGTCTACGACATTCCGGTCGGGGGCTCGACTCCCCGCGGGGCCGCGGGATTCGCGGAGTGCTTCGTGGAGCTCATGGAGCAGTCGGCGGCCCTCGGCCTGAAGCCCGATTTCCTTTGCCTTGCCACCGGCAGCGGCGGCACGCTGGCGGGGCTGGCGGCCGGGCGGGCGATGACGGGCGCCTCGGACGTCTCGATCCGCGGCTACACGGTGGGCCGCAAGGACCCCGGCTCCTATCCCGCGGGGATCGCGCGGCTGGCCGGCGACGTGCTCGCCCTGCTGGGGCTGCCGCAGGAGAAGGTGCAGCCCGGCGACTTCACGGTCCGCTTCGATTTCTTTAAGCCCGGCTACGAGCGCCCGAGCTCCGAGGCGAACGCCGACATCAGGCTGCTCGCCCGCACCGAAGGCATCTTTACCGATCCGGTCTACACCGGAAAGGGCTTCCACGGCATGCTCGAGGATATCCGCAGCGGTGCGATCCCGAAGGGCTCGACCGTGGTTTTCCTGCACACGGGAGGCGCGACGGCGCTCTTTTCCGAGCCCGAGATCCTGGGCGATCTCGCGGACTGAAGGCTTCTCTGCAGTCTGAGGCGGCGGGCTTCGGATTCCCGCCGCCCCTCATGTCCCGCCGGAATTTCTAAAAGGCAAAAAAGAAGGCGGCCGAGCGGAATTCCGCTCGGCCGCCTTTTCAGCGCCTGTGCCCTTCCGGATCGCAGCCGCGGTCCGGAAAGCTTCTTTCAGAGCATCAGACGAAGAAGTTCATGAGCCACATGCCGAGGCAGGCCATGAGAATGGAGTTCACCATCAGCATCGGCCAGTACTTCTTCGGGCAGTCCGTGAGGCCGAGCAGGCGGCCCATGTACTGGATCTGGGAGGCCATCAGAAGCAGCGCCGGGATCATGATCGTGATGTCATGGGGGGTAAGGGCGCCTTCGGTGGCGAGGCTCGCCGCGACGCCCACGCCCGCGCCGCAGGACAGCCACGTGGCGCACAGCACCGTGATTGCCTTCCCCGGCAGGCCGAAGACGGCCATCACGGGTCCGAACGTGTTGCCGATCCACTGCATGACGCCGAAGATGTTCAGCATGTAGGTGAGCACGAACGCCATCAGCACGTTCGGCAGCAGGTTGTAGAGGCCGAGGTTCAGGCCCTTGCGGCATCCGCCGATGAAGATATCGAACGGATTGTTGGATTCGACGACAGGTGCGTTACTCATTTGCGAAATCCTTCCTGTAGACAGTGTTCAAGATCAGGCGGACAAGGAACCCGCCGACGAATTTCAGGCAGAGCATGATCACGAGCGGAATCCAGATCGGGACGAGGAAGTAGGCGATGAGGCCGCCCACCACGGTGGTGAGGTAGTTGCTGAGCATGCCCGCACCCGCGTACTGCCAGGCGCACATCACGACCAGGTCCTTCTTGCGGATGAGGCCGTTGTCGAAGAGGCCCTTGGTGAGGCCGGCGCCCGCGTCAGTCGACTGCAGGTCGGTGATCAGGGCAAGGCCGGTGAGGCCGGGCAGCCCGAGGATCGGCTTAAGCAGCGGCGTGAGCAGGAACTGGCACGCGCGCAGGGCACCGTA includes:
- a CDS encoding ATP-dependent helicase is translated as MLPETLSPAQREAVETTEGPVCVIAGPGAGKTRTLTHRYVYLVRDLGVNPQNILCVTFTNKAAQEMKARIRAMTGDLDLGQICTFHAFCVRFLRDEGYAVGIPKDFVVIDEDDEADLLAEVYETFAIPGNLLKFSAAMDVIGNFKDDSNYVKDLVATSPEALRARALSSPDISKKVFYGYLWAERKIFGFDFDDVIWTTFYILDHFESVRRRWQERLQYIMVDEYQDVSNDQAALANLLSEVNKNLFVVGDPDQTIYTWRGSSPSIMLRFPKSHPHCRTVRLLENYRSLPSIVLAANSLIVHNRDRFPVAGRPVRSDSDPARPTRVVYDGEKTEKEALAWLVKSLGYLHGRGRGWEEFAVLYRTRQSSRAVEEALVKAGIPYRVWSGVAFYARREVKDALCYVRMMTRADDAAFMRTVNAPKRGFGPKKAEALKALARAGGSTLYEALLAHIGEKPFATKPLRAYVEAMEKCRAAAPGRKVSDVFNMVMAESGYEAALQLSGEDERLNNIAELRQAIAQYESDADSPGSLSEFLQRASVFAEDIGEQKGPAMKLMTIHAAKGLEFPVVYVWGFSEGILPSARTSTVEEMEEERRVAYVAMTRAKDLLVLMHAQGTTEGSAFRYPSRFFFELDRSQLKLVRPLAEGEEEAAREALAYKDRFLTGEPEKKTWLAPGDRVRHKVFGEGEVLQVEKNGAVSIRFEKLATPRTLMAGAPLEKLDGGRG
- a CDS encoding 1-aminocyclopropane-1-carboxylate deaminase/D-cysteine desulfhydrase; the protein is MALTLKECRERLDALGRVPLGFYPTKLHRLERLSRELGVDLWIKREDLSGVSLFGGNKVRKLQYLMKDAIAQGCDTVFTYGATQSNHVMQTATAARRCGLRPVLYLGAIVEPKPGDARANFLLDKILGAEIHVLPSLGRSTRETMEANRPLFDEHIRRLAAEGHKVYDIPVGGSTPRGAAGFAECFVELMEQSAALGLKPDFLCLATGSGGTLAGLAAGRAMTGASDVSIRGYTVGRKDPGSYPAGIARLAGDVLALLGLPQEKVQPGDFTVRFDFFKPGYERPSSEANADIRLLARTEGIFTDPVYTGKGFHGMLEDIRSGAIPKGSTVVFLHTGGATALFSEPEILGDLAD
- a CDS encoding YjiG family protein, which translates into the protein MSNAPVVESNNPFDIFIGGCRKGLNLGLYNLLPNVLMAFVLTYMLNIFGVMQWIGNTFGPVMAVFGLPGKAITVLCATWLSCGAGVGVAASLATEGALTPHDITIMIPALLLMASQIQYMGRLLGLTDCPKKYWPMLMVNSILMACLGMWLMNFFV